The DNA region ttaactattagtactaatactttaaaagcttttaccgatgttgttatcgctattcaagttattttgtactttgaatgatttgctacctggtttgtaatttatagatataaattaactgttatctggaaacatgtaaacatagtgaaacagaagcaatgattaacaccatgtaattgtaactcagtatgTGTGTACAAAAAagaagctatactagcattgagcagagatgcctggcagtaaatgctaaccagagaataaagagaaagaaaagaattcggctctcttaCTCGATTTTGCTGacaccgtctcctcctgtgggacccctggatcccccccggggctggaccccggcatatTATCACAGAAAATATTGAGAATCCTAACTTTGATGGGTTTGAAGAGCATGTGCAGGGTTTGACTGGATGATGAAAGCCAATATTAAATCTGCTGGAGTTTCATACACAAGATGAAGAGACACATCCAAAATTGGTTCAGAGATAACTTCCTTAACTATGGCTTGAGAAGTATAGCcacaccctgaccaggcagtggcgcagtggatagggcattggcctaggatgcagaggacccaggttcaaaaccccgaggttgccggcttgagtgcaggctcatctagcttgaacgAGGTTtatctgtcttgagcccaagttcgctggcttgagcaaggagtcactagttctactgtagccccccactcagggcacatatatgaagcaatcaatgaactaaggtgctgcaacaaagagttgatgcttctcatctctctcctttcctgtctgtccctatatgttcctatctctgtttctctcacacacatactcaaGAAAAGAAGTATGGGAGGCGGAACTGAGACCTTTTTCTTGATTATCATGTGTCGGGTTCCAGATTTAATGGGGGGAAAAGTGTGTAATAGGCCAAGGATCCAAAATGGCGAATTCCCTGATCTTCGCGCTCCTCTCCACTCACCAGCCAGTGGCTCTGCCAGGTGAGTCTAGGGATCGGACGAACTGACATCCTTTACCGGCCTCCGGAAACCTGGGTGGGCTGCGCCGCCaccaccctccccgcccccacccattTACACTCCCAGCCCCAAAAGCACGGAAACCTGTTCAGCACCCGGCTTCTGTGTGCGCTGTGGATCCTGTCGTGTAAGAACAGCGTTCAACTCCAGAAGGGTGTATTTCACATTTTTCGACGCTGCAGCAGCCTCTTTAAACTGTTTAAATGAGAATGTCCTTGGCTCAGAGAGTACTACTCACCTGGCTTTTCACATTACTCTTCTTGATCATGTTGGTGTTGAAATTGGATGAGAAAGCATCTTGGAACTGGTTTCTCATATTTATTCCAGTCTGGATATTTGATACTATACTTCTGGTCATGCTAACTGTGAAAATGGCTAGGCGATATAAGTCGGGCTTTGACTCTCAACATGGATcacacaatattaaaaaaacaacaacttggtACCTCATTGCAATGTTACTTAAATTAGCCTTCTGCCTTGCACTCTGTGCTAAACTGGAACAGTTTACTATCATGAATCTGTCCTATGTCTTCATTCCTTTGTGAACCTTACTGGCTGGGGCTTTGATAGAGCTTGGCTATAATGTCTTTTTCGTGAGAGACTGACTTCTAaggacataattttattttattgctgttcAACAAGCTGTCATTAAAGTGTTCTGAATTTTTGCAAGATTGAAGAATACCaggaaactgagaaaaatacCAAATGTAGTTTTATACTGCTTCCATAAAATAGTCTTGGTGAATTATGGGCTTCAGTCAACCAAAAGCTTAATTATTCAATATTTGAGTTATTAATATCTTTATTAtccttatttaaataaagtttgttttggaaaaatatctaaaaatatctaaagaaaagaaaagaagtatggacacatgaaaaaaggaatatattttatctaaagaTAAAAGATGGTATTTGGAACAGAGTCAGTTTTCATTTGGTTCACTAAAGCTATGAGACGATAAAACAAGTAATGCAAAAAGCTtccatgattctatttatatgtacATTAGAAGGAATGTCCAGCTGTTTCTGTAAATCCTCAATGTTTTGCATCACAATACTAATTAATTTAATGCCCATATAAGTCTTGGTAAAGTTTTACATTGTTAAACTATCACTGTTCTCTTGGAAACAGAACTCTTTTCTCTGAGGTTTTCGATTTGACATAGCATTTGAATTTTTGTGTAGTAATTGATATGTGCCAGAGCAATTAGGGATTAGAATCTACCCCAAATCCAAGCAGAATGAATGAATTCTGCTTATAAACTTATCACCTGCTCCTATTCAACAAGAGTGCCAGATTCATTTAAACCAATTCCAAAAAGTAGAAGAACACTGACCTCAACtaatttcaaaatgatttttatttctgcataTTGAATACCTTTTACAATTTAAAGATGATTTGTTTTGAAGCTAAAAATGACAAATCTTAAACATCAAAAGgtaattatggccctggccggttggctcagcggtagagcgtcggcctggtgtgcgggggacccagggttcgattcccggccagggcacacaggagaagcgcccatttgattctccacccccaccccctccttcctctctgtctctctcttcccctcctgcagccaaggctccattggagcaaggatggcccgggtgtgctggggatggctccttggcctctgccctaggcgctagagtggctctggtcgcggcagagcatcgccccctggtgggcagagcatcgcccctggtgggcgtgccgggtggatcccggtggggcgcatgcgggagtctgtctgactgtctctccccatttccagcttcagaaaaatacaaaaaaaaaaaaaaaaaaaaaggtaattatgtgAAGGAGCCAAAACTGTAAATAAAGTATTTGGGAGTAAAGACTGGAAGCTTACTTACATTAAATTCGgaaaaacttttatatatatatttttgtatttttctgaagctggaaacagggaggcagtcagacagactcctgcatgcacccaac from Saccopteryx leptura isolate mSacLep1 chromosome X, mSacLep1_pri_phased_curated, whole genome shotgun sequence includes:
- the LOC136386089 gene encoding transmembrane protein 60-like, translating into MRMSLAQRVLLTWLFTLLFLIMLVLKLDEKASWNWFLIFIPVWIFDTILLVMLTVKMARRYKSGFDSQHGSHNIKKTTTWYLIAMLLKLAFCLALCAKLEQFTIMNLSYVFIPL